A portion of the Bacteroidota bacterium genome contains these proteins:
- a CDS encoding IS4 family transposase, translating to MPTTNVNLFSQILGLIDRNSFTKIVNNHDSDRHCKGVNTWTHLVSMLFCQFAKANSVREISNGLKSATGNLNHLGVSCSPSKSTISYQNQQRNWQVFKDLYFELFNSLNSGLQKKRQFARMLKRKIFIVDSTVISLCLSLFDWAQYRKRKGAIKLHTVLDYDTCLPVYMHMTDGLKHDVAIAKTLNIPSGSVLVMDRAYVDFNWLNVLDSRRITFVSRLKKNIQYSVVKENEIKDKTGLIVKDQIIVLTGVKTAINYPKELRIVVVYDPVKKAELTFLTNNTSWTAETISQLYKARWEIETFFKQIKQVLKIKTFIGTSPNAILIQVWSALITILLLKYLQNKAKYAWHLSNLVGLIRVNLFAKIDLWYWLNHPFIKMKPPASQQLSIFIT from the coding sequence ATGCCCACGACAAATGTAAATCTGTTTTCTCAAATTCTTGGCTTAATAGACAGGAATTCTTTCACAAAAATTGTAAACAACCACGACTCTGACAGACACTGCAAAGGAGTTAACACTTGGACTCATTTAGTGTCAATGTTGTTTTGTCAATTTGCCAAGGCAAATAGTGTAAGAGAAATATCGAATGGACTTAAGAGTGCTACTGGTAATTTAAATCACTTAGGAGTTTCATGTTCACCGAGTAAATCCACCATTTCTTATCAAAATCAACAACGCAATTGGCAAGTTTTCAAGGATCTTTATTTTGAACTTTTCAACTCGCTCAATAGCGGACTTCAAAAGAAACGACAGTTTGCAAGAATGCTGAAACGTAAAATTTTCATAGTAGACTCCACAGTTATTTCTCTTTGCTTAAGTTTGTTTGATTGGGCTCAATACCGCAAAAGAAAAGGAGCAATAAAGCTTCATACTGTATTAGATTACGACACCTGCCTTCCTGTTTACATGCACATGACAGACGGGCTTAAACACGATGTGGCAATAGCAAAAACACTTAATATTCCCTCAGGCTCTGTTTTGGTTATGGACAGAGCTTATGTAGATTTTAATTGGCTGAATGTTTTGGACAGCAGAAGGATTACGTTTGTAAGCAGATTAAAGAAAAACATACAATACAGTGTGGTAAAAGAAAATGAGATTAAAGACAAAACGGGATTAATAGTCAAAGACCAAATTATAGTATTGACGGGAGTTAAGACAGCAATTAACTACCCCAAAGAACTAAGGATAGTAGTGGTTTATGATCCAGTAAAAAAAGCAGAACTGACTTTCCTCACCAACAACACATCTTGGACAGCAGAAACAATATCGCAACTCTATAAAGCCAGATGGGAGATTGAGACCTTCTTCAAACAGATTAAACAAGTACTAAAAATCAAAACTTTTATAGGCACAAGTCCCAATGCTATACTTATCCAAGTTTGGTCTGCTTTAATCACCATTCTCTTACTCAAATATCTTCAGAATAAGGCAAAGTATGCATGGCATCTGTCCAATTTGGTGGGACTTATAAGGGTAAATCTTTTTGCTAAAATAGATTTATGGTATTGGCTTAATCATCCTTTTATTAAAATGAAGCCTCCAGCTAGCCAACAATTAAGCATTTTTATAACATGA
- a CDS encoding ATP-binding cassette domain-containing protein: protein MIELQNINKSFEGVQVLNDINIKFNAGELNYVIGSSGGGKSVMMKCMVGLVRPDSGSILYDGRDFLAKNEEEVRQVRKELGMLFQGTALFDSLTVEENVGFPLKMLSNMTKSDILDRVNFCLRRVNLDNINKKFPAEISGGMKKRVGIARAIALNIKYLYCDEPNSGLDPLTSRVIDELLKDITEEFQITTVINSHDMKSVFDTADKVAFIYKGAVKWQGSRHNINDSLKDIPELDAFAKASFLS from the coding sequence ATGATAGAATTACAAAATATTAATAAGTCATTTGAAGGAGTTCAGGTTTTGAATGACATCAATATTAAGTTCAATGCCGGTGAGCTAAATTACGTAATTGGTTCGTCAGGAGGCGGTAAAAGTGTGATGATGAAATGTATGGTCGGATTAGTCAGACCAGACTCCGGCAGTATTTTGTATGACGGAAGAGATTTTTTGGCTAAAAATGAAGAGGAGGTTAGACAAGTCAGAAAAGAATTAGGTATGCTATTTCAGGGTACTGCGTTATTTGATTCTTTGACTGTGGAAGAGAATGTAGGGTTTCCACTCAAAATGCTCTCTAACATGACTAAATCAGACATATTGGATAGGGTAAACTTTTGTCTGAGACGAGTTAATCTTGATAATATTAACAAAAAATTTCCTGCAGAAATAAGTGGTGGAATGAAAAAAAGAGTCGGAATCGCTAGAGCCATTGCGCTAAACATAAAATACTTGTATTGCGATGAACCTAATTCGGGACTTGATCCGCTAACCTCACGTGTAATTGATGAACTTTTGAAAGATATCACAGAAGAATTTCAAATAACTACAGTCATTAATTCTCACGATATGAAATCAGTGTTTGATACTGCCGATAAAGTGGCTTTTATCTATAAAGGTGCAGTCAAATGGCAAGGTAGTAGACACAATATTAATGATTCTCTCAAAGATATACCTGAATTAGACGCCTTTGCCAAAGCCTCTTTCCTCAGTTAA
- a CDS encoding bifunctional oligoribonuclease/PAP phosphatase NrnA yields the protein MDKIIPLIQQSPSKNIVITTHHKPDGDAMGSTLALYHFLKNLGLHSTVITPTDYADFLTWLPGNNQVVIFEEAKDKCRALVANADFIFCLDFNKLTRINEMGVEVEKSKAKKILMDHHPEPNQFDDMQWWNSAATSTCEQVYKFILAEGYHDKMDANVAACIYTGMMTDTGGFRFRGVSSETHLIVADLLKTGIIPADIHAKVYDSFTEDRLRLIGFSLSERMEVLHEYKTVLIHLTKEDLQRFNVKTGDTEGLVNYGLGIDGTILSALIIDRTVMVKMSFRSKGNFDVNYLAKNLFGGGGHVNAAGANSYDTLENVISTFKNSLADYKDQLK from the coding sequence TTGGATAAAATTATTCCACTGATTCAACAATCACCTTCGAAAAACATTGTTATAACCACACACCATAAACCCGATGGCGATGCGATGGGTTCTACCCTTGCATTGTATCATTTTTTGAAAAATTTGGGACTGCATTCAACCGTGATTACGCCAACAGATTATGCGGATTTTCTGACTTGGTTGCCGGGCAATAATCAGGTTGTGATTTTTGAAGAAGCAAAAGACAAATGCAGAGCATTAGTTGCAAATGCAGATTTTATTTTTTGTCTGGATTTCAATAAACTCACAAGAATCAATGAAATGGGAGTAGAAGTTGAAAAATCAAAAGCAAAGAAAATCTTGATGGATCACCACCCTGAGCCCAATCAGTTTGATGACATGCAGTGGTGGAACTCTGCGGCTACATCTACTTGCGAACAAGTCTATAAATTTATTCTGGCAGAAGGATATCACGACAAAATGGATGCAAATGTTGCCGCTTGCATTTATACAGGCATGATGACAGACACGGGCGGATTCAGATTCCGAGGGGTTAGTTCTGAAACCCATTTGATAGTAGCGGATTTGCTCAAAACAGGGATTATTCCTGCTGATATCCATGCCAAAGTTTATGACAGTTTTACCGAGGATCGTCTTAGACTCATTGGGTTTTCATTGTCTGAGCGCATGGAGGTTTTGCATGAATACAAAACCGTTTTAATTCACCTGACAAAGGAAGATTTACAAAGATTTAATGTAAAGACCGGAGATACTGAAGGTTTGGTTAACTATGGACTCGGAATTGACGGTACCATACTGTCTGCCCTCATCATCGATAGAACAGTAATGGTCAAAATGAGCTTCCGTTCCAAAGGCAATTTTGATGTAAATTACTTAGCCAAAAATCTTTTTGGTGGCGGTGGTCATGTCAATGCTGCCGGAGCTAACAGTTATGACACACTTGAAAATGTGATTTCTACGTTTAAAAATAGTTTAGCAGATTATAAAGACCAACTAAAATGA
- a CDS encoding SDR family oxidoreductase: MKKTAVITGGTKGIGRSLVMAFAREGFEIITNSRSSKDLQILQDTVLSETGARIHTFKADFEHKEQVLAFGDFVCQTFSHLNVLINNAGIFMPGATTEEEEGVYETEMAVNLAAPYYLVRKLLPLIEIGKDGYIFNMCSTASISSHSNGGSYAISKYGLLGFTKILRQELKHSKIGVSALMPGATLTNSWAESDLPPERFMQPEDIANFILAAWYNRTYTVLEEIILRPYLGDI; this comes from the coding sequence ATGAAAAAAACAGCCGTTATAACAGGCGGGACTAAAGGAATAGGAAGAAGTTTGGTAATGGCTTTTGCACGAGAAGGTTTTGAAATTATTACCAATAGTCGCAGCTCAAAAGATTTGCAAATACTGCAAGATACCGTGTTGTCTGAAACAGGGGCTCGTATTCATACTTTTAAGGCAGATTTTGAACACAAAGAACAAGTTTTAGCATTTGGTGATTTTGTTTGTCAAACATTTTCTCATCTAAATGTATTGATAAATAATGCGGGCATTTTCATGCCGGGCGCAACCACCGAAGAAGAAGAAGGAGTGTATGAAACAGAAATGGCAGTTAATCTGGCTGCACCGTATTATCTGGTCAGAAAATTATTGCCATTAATAGAAATAGGCAAAGATGGCTACATATTCAATATGTGTTCAACAGCATCCATCAGCTCTCACTCCAATGGAGGTTCATACGCAATCAGCAAATATGGTTTGCTTGGGTTTACCAAAATATTACGACAAGAGCTCAAACATTCTAAAATTGGTGTGAGCGCACTCATGCCGGGTGCAACCTTGACCAATAGTTGGGCTGAGTCGGATTTGCCACCCGAAAGATTTATGCAGCCCGAAGATATTGCCAATTTTATTTTAGCTGCATGGTACAACCGCACCTATACTGTACTTGAAGAAATAATTTTGCGACCCTATTTGGGTGATATATAG
- a CDS encoding ABC transporter permease, whose amino-acid sequence MKFNYIYQLGRYVLFLRSMFSKPEKTKIFVNQVFIEMNNIGIGSLPIVAIISVFIGAVTTVQTAYQLVSPLVPASIIGQIVSDSSILELSPTIMSLVLAGKVGSHIASEIGTMRVTEQIDALEVMGINASGYLILPKIIAALLMFPMLNIISITLSIWGGITAGELTGALSQEEFLFGARETFKGFVVFFSILKAFSFAFIITSISAYQGFYTHGGALEVGASSTRAVVYSCVMVLFADYILAQLLLK is encoded by the coding sequence ATGAAATTTAATTATATCTATCAACTCGGAAGATATGTTCTCTTTCTCAGAAGTATGTTTTCTAAGCCAGAAAAAACCAAGATTTTCGTCAATCAAGTTTTTATTGAAATGAACAACATCGGAATAGGTTCCTTACCTATTGTTGCCATTATCTCGGTATTTATTGGCGCAGTTACTACCGTTCAAACCGCATATCAGCTTGTGTCTCCACTTGTTCCCGCTTCTATTATAGGACAGATTGTGAGCGACTCATCTATATTGGAATTGTCGCCAACTATTATGTCTTTGGTGCTTGCAGGCAAAGTAGGCTCGCATATCGCTTCTGAAATAGGAACGATGAGGGTTACCGAACAGATAGATGCCTTGGAAGTGATGGGAATTAATGCGTCAGGATATTTGATATTACCCAAAATAATTGCAGCCCTTCTCATGTTTCCTATGCTCAATATAATTTCAATCACACTCAGTATCTGGGGAGGTATCACTGCAGGTGAATTGACCGGTGCACTTTCGCAAGAGGAATTTTTGTTTGGTGCCAGAGAAACCTTTAAAGGGTTTGTAGTATTTTTCTCTATTCTAAAAGCCTTCTCATTTGCATTTATCATTACTTCTATTTCTGCATACCAAGGTTTTTATACTCACGGAGGAGCTTTGGAAGTGGGTGCCTCCAGTACAAGGGCTGTCGTATATAGTTGTGTGATGGTTCTTTTTGCAGATTATATTTTGGCACAACTTCTTCTCAAATAA